CCTGCGATCGGCTGTTGGGTAGTGAGAGATGCGTAATGTGGCGCCGAGATATGGTTTTGAAGGGATCTGAGATGCACAGttcttcaagaccttgagCACGTTAGCGTCTGAGTTAAGTCGAATATTCCACATTGAAAGGACAGACAGAAGAAATATGATGTCAAAAGGATAGCATCTTGCAGCTTGAGCATCGCGTCCAGGAAAGTATTTATTATGTTTTCTCCGAGCCCCCACCGTAGGTTGGCTCTGAATTAGCCTCAAGCCACGTTGAAATATTTTGACGGCCTTGGCTCCGTAGACGCTGATAGGCTGATTGTGCACGGACAAGCCAAGATATCCTCTTTTCCACCTCTCACTGCTGGAGCATCTAGAGCTAAACTTGAATATGATACGGTACCGCAGTACGCTGGCTGTTTGGGTTTGCACCACCATTGGTAGGTTTATTGCCTCATTGAAAGCTTCCCTTGTGTGTAGTCTCTTTCTTGTTTTGCCCGGTCTGGTCCTATTCCCTCCGTGATGTGATGTGTTGTCCTGACCAATACCTGACCAATCCACCTCCCTCAGTTGATGTCTTGTCTTCCAATCACATCAATTGGGGGCGCTCCACGAATAGTAGGCTTCGGACGCCAGTCCGTCACTATATAGCCAATAGCAGCTTAATTTTTGAGGCGATCCCCTTATGCAATCTCGCCCcatctcgagcttctcccCCCACGCTTCCAATGCTTTTCTCTGGCCAACAACCATTAtcatgcagtacccacctgcCGGTCATACCCACCTACCGGTCAGcggaaaaaaaaaaccccCATACATAATGCACTTTTTTAACCTCATGGGAAAACCgtaataaatatagtaaAAATAAGTTTATCTCTACAATTCAGATCAAATTAAATCTATTTTAATCTTTTCTAGGCCGTTTAACCTCACGGCCGGTGCGGGTGCGTACGACACCTAATTCTTCCTTCCCTGAATTTGAcctctcatcctcttccatccctcCCACCTCgatcacatcctcaacaacatccgCCCTTTCAATTGCTTCGTTTGGCTCTAAAATAGTGTCACCAGCCGCTAGAGCCTTTGCCAGGGTCATGAATTTCTTATTGGGGTTCGGTATcgcttttctcttcttgcctctgctcaACCGgccaacttcctcctccagactGGCTATTCTGGTGCTGAGAGAGGCGATCTtgactcttgagcttcaaacCCTTTTAATATCACAGAATGCCGCCTTCTGGTAGAGgggctcttgttcttccccaGGTCTCTGATGTGACggctggtctttggcgtATTATCAGAGTCGACTTGCCCGCCTCTGTGGCTGTCTGATCCAGGCGTcgtttccttcttgtctggtTGGATTTCGGCATGTATGGGCGCTTTCCATCGTGAAATCGGCCAGTTCCTAGTTACTCTCCAGCCTGAGAGGAtgtttttcttcgtcatgcCCACTTCCCTGGCTTTGGCATaggccttgatgaagttgaccttgtccacGGGCGCAGAATCCGTCAGGCTTGCCAGCTTTTGGAGCTCTTTTCGATATGCAGCCTTGGATGCGTTGAAAACACCATTATCCAGTGGCTGTAGGCCATGAGAGCAATGTGAAGGCAGGTAACAGCAATACACGTTATTCAAAAAACACGTGgccatccactcatcctggATTTCAGTCAGCGGTATTTCTGATCGAGAACAGGTAGACACCCACAGATACATGGCTCCCATGGCCATCTAATATGATGAGCCTTGCATCAGACTCATCTGCTGGCTGGGTTTGGGGCAGATAAACCTGTTTGAGCCACTCGAGCGCGATATGGTTGTCGGTCCAGCCGCTATCGGACGTGATATAATACCAGTCGGCGATCTTGTTAAACTCATCAATAAACACTGCTTCTGAAGTTCTTTGCCCTTGAAGACAATTCCCAGCTTTATAAGACGGCCATCTGCAGTGACGGCTTCGATAAAACTAGTCCAAGTGCGGGACTGCGAGCctttgaggaaggccttcctccTGGGATCGCTACTGCCAATTACCAAGGAATCCAAACCTAGATTTGCAATTTATCGGTAAGTCTTGTATCAGAGGTGGTCAGTACTCACCAAATCCAGCCATGATACCGCCTTCGTCAACATTAACCgtgttctcaggcttgatccagccatattcgctctcccggatatcaaagtaccaattgacgGCCATTGGGGTAAAAGAATTAAACCTTGCAGCTTCCTGGCGTTTTCCTACCTTCGTATCGATCTCTGGATGGCGTTTAATAAATCTGGCTAGCCAGTGTACACCGATAGGCCTTTCCCGGCCCTGCTGTCTCAACAGGGCAGCTACCGCGGCGCAAACTTGACTGTGGGAaggagcatagcccaaggcctcttgtcgaagtaTCCATGTAACTAATCTAGCCTCTTGGGATTTGTATAACAGCTAGGCAGGTTGGGTGACCTCGGGCTTTGACGGTAGGCCTCTTAATCAGTCAGACAGAGTGGTTTGGGGCATTCCATGCTTCTGGGCGGCCTGGTGCTGCGAGACGTGATTATCTGTAACATCCAATATAGCTTCAATGACATCATTCCCTGTATAAGACTGTTGAGGCATTTTCAAGGCGATTAAAGAAAGCTGTTATAGATAAAATTTTGATGAAACTTTGGGGAGGCTGGGTGATGAAGGAGACATTTTGAGAAACTTTACATTAGTGCCATGCGACCAAACTGCTTGTATAAAATACAAATGAACATTCCAATATGAAACAGCATGAAACTCTCAGTACGACACAATCTGTTCCATGTAAATAACTTCAATTTTGGCCAAGCACTGTGCAAGTGAAGTTGGacattttgtatggggaaatTCTTTTTTCGCTGACCGGTAGGTGGATATGACCGGCAGGTGGGTACCGCATGGTAAAGGCATCTCATAGTCGTTAGTAATATTCTTATAGTCCTTAACCAAGATGTATCTACCATCATTTATGCAAAGTTGTTGGCAATGCGGCGAGGTTGCTAAAGGTGTACAGATGCTTAAGACAGTTGATGTAGTGGTTTTTGCATCTGGTGACCAAGTGTGCTCGGCTGAACTTGTCTCTGCAATATTCAACTCAGGGGTTAAAGTGATAATTGCCGCTTGAAGTTTTCTTCTTAGCTCATTACCTTTATATCCAGAATCTTGTCGAGTGGGATCCAAGCTGGTGTCTTGGAAGTCGGTAGTGAAGACTATCAGACGTTAGTAGGGGTCGTTAAGATCTAAAGTATAGGTTATCCTAACCAGTGTCAGGATTTTCAGAGGTAGGCAACCAGTAATCCCACCATTCTTCTGTCGTGGGAAAATCAGGATAAGGATTTTTATCTCCATTCGTGATAGTCACTGGAATATATTTCTCGCCAGTCCGAGAATATCTATGGCCAGCAACTAAGGATGGTGGAAGGAGACTGCTCGTCGGAGCGAGTGTAGAGCGTCCCGACGAGCGCTTTTGTTGTCTCTGCTTGGCTTGCTCAGGATGATAAGGCTTAAATTTGAGGTCCATCttgaatgaatgaatgacGGAGTCCTTGTGTAAATGAATAAGGCACTTGATAATCACAAAGCAAAGAATTTGTGAGAAGTCTAAGAGGTTGAAAGGCTAGGTTAGAAGGAGACCGTCCATTTATACACGAAGCCCAGCCTCCTACCCCGTCGCGCTATTAGAAAAGCGGGAAGCAGATAAGCTGAAAAGTGCACCTCGGGCAACACAATTATGCCGAGATGAAACTTCATTTGGAGCTTGTCGGATGTCTTGAATCATGGGATTGGTCCCCGCCCTTCTTGTTGCCAGTCTGTTGGTCAGATGTTATCCCAGTAAAGGATCGTATAACCGCCTTGGCTTCGTTGGCGTATACAACACAAGGCCAAAGAAGATCAGGAGGCCAAGAGCAGGCATAATACGAAGTCAGAAATGATCAAGAGGCCATCTGAATAACTCCTCATTGGCGAGATCAACCGGAAGCGAGCCCATACGAACGCTTATGCAGCTTAATGGCCTTGACCATTACAGCTGCAATCCAAGCTTGCAGAGAGTTAAGGCCAACAGTGACTCGAATTGCCATATCGAGTAAATAAGTGTAACCAAATAACCCCCCTATTCCCGATGAGGGAATTTCAGGAGGTCTAGGCTAGTGCGCTCGCTGCGTTGCTACTTTACACTGCATTGCTTAAAGTCCTTCGAGGCAGACTTGGATGCCAATACTTGATTAGCAAATTTCAGGAGGTCAAGACCATGCCTTGTGTTGCGACTTCACCACCCCACCACTTTGATCCTATTCGAGGCAGGCTCGAATTACCAAGTCGAGTAAAAGATCGCGAGTATGCAATGTCCCCCCCACGCATTGACGTGTCTAGTCGATCCTCATGACCCTTTGAGGTAAATGTCAAGTGGCCTGAATCGTCTCATGCCTTGCAACCTGACCACGACGCGTCATCTCAGCCATTGTGTCCAAAGCAGCCTTGCCTGAACTTCGTGGAGATTGGACGACGACTTTTATCGTTAGGTCAACATTTAGTGGCAAGGATCAAAAGGGGCAATTTGGCTGTGGCTGATAAATGCATTCCTGTTGCCAAGGCGTATCGGGGGAGAGGTACGAATGAGATGGCCCGGTCTCAAGTGTGCTTATCGTGATGCTGCCATTGGATGAATGCTGAGTACGGCCTCTTGGGCCTCCCTGGCGAGGCTCCTCCTTGAACGATCCATTCAGGCAGCCGCTCTACTGGAGGGCATAGCATAGCGACTTTGTTGGGCGAAGGAAGTGTGCGTCTCTGATACTGCAAGAGGCAAGTTTTGTTACTTAGATTGGTAATTTGAGCGATCTGGTGATGAATGCAAGAGGCGGTTGGTGGAGGGGCGAAGTGGTTGTGAGACGGGTAGTGTGTATGGGTGCCAGGAAAACAGGAAAAATTCCTGCCACTAAGGGAAAGGGCAAGAGGCAATAGACTTTAGTCGTGAGTATGAAAGATGGGCTCTCTCTGATCGTTGTGAAGTGGGCGCCAAGAATGCTGTTTGCGGACAGCGAGATGAGACGTCGTTGTTGAGGGGACACGTGATGAGTGACAAATGAAGGAGGCGGTTAAGCGTCAAGAGACTTAAGAGGTACATTGCGGGACATGGTGGGCGGCTAGCCGCTTTATAGGCGCTGGAAAAGCGGTACCAGCTGGCAGGGCATGAAATTTCCAATTTGAGTAGGTTATGAGAACAGGGGTGCAAGATGATAATTTCCTGATGGAGGCAAGCCGTGGTAAGatatacctaatatataaatttaaaagacataataaagaatatataaactcTAAAGTCTTGCTAGGATTTACTGAAGTTTTCAACATGTCTTCCAAACTCTGCTAAATCTCCCACGTCCTGACCTGTAAGACACCAATCCGAGTTATCCAGAAGCGACTGGAAATACCCATGGTATTCATCTAGTGGTATATCCGTAAGTAACAGATCGTTGCCTGGTATGGTGCCTATTGAAGTCGCTGAAGGCATCCAGATCTGGGATACCTCGCTTGGGAAGGTAGAGATTCCATGGTCTACATCCAAGTCCATGCTTCTATTACTTCCTTCTAGGTTGTCAAAGTGTGGTTCGagctggcttggcttgtcATTATTACTTCCGAGCTGGACTGATTCTCCGATTATATCCAAGTTGAGAGGAAGTTCTGTGTTATGACGAGAGATAGATGCCTGATTACTGTTCGCTCCATGTCGAAGTGGGGAGCCACGAGTAGATTGCATAGGACCCTGAGAGGGCGCAGTGGTGCTTTCCTTTAAATGTAGATGTTCCGATAGTTGATGCCAAAGATTCTTCACTTCGTGAAGTCGCTCGATGGCGTTGGTATTATGATTGTCTGCCAGATACTGCAAAATCTGTAGGGCCTCGCCTAGGCCTGGTGATGGATTCATCTTATCCTTTTCTTCGCACGCAGAGTCAAAAACAACCGTGAGAAGGAGGACGAAAGCGGCGGAAAAAAGGGCATCGCAATCAAAGAATCCAAAAATGGCTGTCATCGAACGGTTGGTTCCGATAGTTGATTAGGGGCGGAGAGAACTTACTCAACAGATTCATTTTTCTCAATGTCAGGATCGTCCGGACTACACGCCTTGAGGCTTCGGCAGATGCTCGACAGAGTTGTGCTAGCGAAGAATTTCCCAGGTGTTCTAAATTAGAGCTCTCACCTGCAAGTATCAGATGCGCTACATGTAGCATTACCGGGCGTATAGTGAGCAGAGTGGCCTGTTGAGTCAGCCCCAATACTGCTCTGGGTCGTGCGATAGTAGGTTAAGCATGAAGGGGGGCTTAGCAGACCTGATATAACatgagctgaagagaagcGTTTGTTCTCACAGAAACTCGAGAATTAGGTCTTTCGGCTATAGTTGCCAGGTTTTCTGGTATCTCTCTCGATATTTCGTGTAGGCACTTGATAATTTCCTTCACGTCCAGCACGAACGAGTCCTGGTTTTGGCGCTTAGGACTATAGAGGTCTTGATGTCTTTCTATTAGCTACAATCGTAGAAGGTAACATTCGGAGATATTTAGTACCTGTTAGAACACGGCTTGTGACCCTGGCTATTCTAGCATTTGTTCGTATCGCATGACTCGAACTAAACCCTGGTTGATCGATAGGATAGTCTAGCATGATGAAATCATCGTCGATACCATAGGGATGTCCTGTCGCTGCTGCCAATCGCCTAGTAGACGACGATGAGTAAGCTGATTGACGCTGACAGGGTAGCCTAGAGCAAGACCTACCTCTCTTGCATGTATATCGTCCACCATAGCCTTCCGATGTGGGCTTTTTCCCATCGGGGGACTTTACTTGTTTCAAGAGGGCGGTGGTAACCGTGTGTAACAGCAAGCCGCAAGGCTATGCTGGTCTAGATCATAGGCTGTTAAACATTGGGTTGCCTTCGGTAATAATCGACGTACGTATATGTATGCTTCTTCCTTTCGATTCATGGCTTGGAGATAAACTCCGAGGAGTGTTAGTGTCTCAATTGCGACCCTGCCCTGGGAATGTTGCATGCTGGGGTTTGGTAGACTGGCGTGTACATATTCGAACAAGTTACTGCCCGGATAACAATTTGCTCTATTGTCTGCGTTGTCGCCGCGAAGGAGTTTCCCTATTGCAAGGATAATAATCATGCGCAAGAACCATGCTGCCGAGCGTTCCAGCTGGCGTCCTGGATCTGCATAATATAGATCGATATTATCGCAGACCTCTCGTACGTCAAAGTGACTCTGACTCTGGCCAATGTAAAGACTCACGATGTCAAGTAGCCGGTAAGCCTCAGATTCGCTCGGTAGCATAGAGAAATCGCTTTGACATACACCATAGGCCTGCCCTGGAGATGGACGGTCATTGCTGGAAATAAATCCTGTCGGCGTAGGCTGCGGTGTTTCGCGGGTATGGCGGGCCTGACTGACGAGGTTTTGAACCCTCGCGCCAAACGTCGCACTCGAACTCAACGACGAATCGGTCTCTATGGCTGCGGGTCATATCAACACCTTTGTCCACACCGCTCTTCGTCAAATTACATACACCGGACGGTCAACGGACAGGAAGCCTTTGGTCGAGTGGAAGGTCGGGGAGCTGATGGAGAAGCAGCGGCATTTGTGCGATTAGATTGTCGAGTATCGCGATCGCTGACGAACGGGCTCCTGAGACATGGTCAATTGGTATTGCGGCGGTGTTTAAAAAGGCTGGAAATACTTACTGGGAAAGATCATTGGTAACATCGGGAAGCCATTCTCCCATATCGGGATTACGTCCTTCATATTGCGCAAGGCGGTTGGTTCTCTAAATCTTCAACATGGCTAAGAGAGAATGAATTGGCGTCCaaaagaagctgaagctgatgaaTAGACTCACTTGACAGCATATACTTTGCGTTCTTGGCGAAGAGGTACGCTACAGTCCAGGCCCCTCTTGGAACAATACGCACAAGGTACTGTGCCAGAGCATTTGACCTTTTTCTTTCGACATGTTAGACAGCTGAATGTGTATTAGTCTAGGGTGTTGAATTGAAGATACATTTGGTGAAAAAATCATTCACTCACGCCAACGATGACTTCGGTTGCGTCTTCCTCACACCCGAATCCCCGGGTGAGCGTGACGACGTTGACATGGCTCCTGACGAGATTTGAGTTGAGGAGCTTGGGTTCGGAGAGCGGGTCCCGAGGGTTTTGGTATTTAAAGCTGGAGCATAGCATGTGACTCAGTGGCTTCGGGGACCCGATTCCGATGCTAAGCCTAATTTGATATAGAACCAAGTTGCTCACCCGAACTTGTAGATCCACCTGAGTATGGGTCGTACTATTGAGGATAAAAGCAGACAAGAAAAGGATACCTAATCGCCCTATTACACCACAAGGTCTTTGATTTCCACCCAATCTGCGAGAATTACGCTTCGACGTCATGTTCTTCGACAAAGTGCAACAGGGTGCCCCCGATGTCATGTATGAGTTGAAGGTTCTGGCCGATGGTGACATGAGCCCCAACAAAGTCGACCTTGGCGTTGGCGTATACCGAAATGAGCAGGGTTGCTTCCATGAGCTGAAGGCTTTGAAAGATGTGAGCACTACTCAACTACAGTCGTTATCAGTATCAAGATCTGATGGGGCTAACTGATCCTAGGCCAAAGACCATCTTGCAGCGACAAACCCCAATCACGATGTAAGGCACAGCACAATCATGAGTATCAGCCTAAAAGCCATGCGCTAGGGTCTAGGAAGCCCTACTAACCAAATTCATCTAGTACGAAGTTACGACTGGTAATGCCAAGTATCTACGCAACGCCGCCCGAGTTGCTTTTGGAAATGACTCTAAGATCATGGAGTCAGGTAGAGTAAGCTGCAGAATGAACCATCTAGTTAAAATTATTAACAGCAATCTAGCTTGCATCCGTACAAACTATATCAGGCACGGGGTCAATTCACATTGCTCTCATGTTTCTCAGCAGGTCGGTCTCAGGTATGGAGAAGACAGTTTATGTGCGAACCCCTACGTGGAGTAACTACCAGCCAATGTGTACGGTTGCGGGACTTCAATTTCAGCCGTACAAGCACTACTCCCCAGAGACCGGCCGGGTTGACTGGGAGTGTGTCCTGAAAGCTGGCAGAAGTGCCGCGGCCGGAAGTATCTTCATTCTTCAAGCTTGTTGTCACAACCCGACTGCAGCAGATTTCTCACAAGATCAGTGGAAGACCTTAGCAAAAGTGATGAAGGAAAGGCGCCTCTTTCCTCTTTTCGATATGGCATACCAGGGTCTAGGAAATGGCCTAGACGAAGACATGTTCGGCTTGCGCCATTTTGCCCGAGAGGGTTTCGAACTGTTGGCCTGCCAGACTTTCTCCAAGAATTTTGGCCTCTATGGAGAGAGAGTAGGTGCACTTCATGCTATTTGTCCCACGCCTCCAATTGCATCTGCTGTGCATGATCAACTCCGATATTTGATTCGATCCGAGTTTTCGTCTTCGCCGGTATACGGAGCCAGACTCGTGACCACTATTCTTTCAGATCCTGAGCGGGAGTCGGTTTGGTAAGTCTGGAATGTTCCAGTGTTCCCTACAGATAGGTACTGATACTACTATCCATAGGAGAGAGGAGCTCACAACACTCCATCGAAGACTACACGCTCTACGCGAAAAGCTTTTTCACTTGCTACAAGACGTTCACAAGGTATATCACTAGCATAATGTGAATGAGACGGATGACTAACTCTATTGGCAGACTCCAGGaaactgggatatcatcaCTCGCGGAACAGGGCTATTCAGGTAAGCATAACCCGCCAGGGTTTTCCACCCGCTGCCCAACAAGGTGCTAACTCAGTAAGCCTGCTACCATTAAGTTCTGAGCAGTGCAAAACTCTCCAAACCAAGTACCACATTTATCTGGTTCCTAATGGTCGCATAACTATATCTGGGCTTAACGAGCGGAACATCAATTATGTAGCATCTAGCATTGATAAGGTTGTACGGACTGCAAAATCCCCAATCAGGAATCGTATGTAATCATCATTGGAGTACTGCATAAAATTTGATCTCCGATCATGAAGAATGGATGCAATAGGCTAAGGTGATGTCACAGCCTTCAGCTTTTGCTTGGCCAAAACTGTAAACCTGTGCACGTATTTGTACGTAAAATCAAGAACACCGAATAAGTATTGCATGACGGAATGCCACCGTGAGCAAGGCTTGAAACCAGCGTGCCATTAAGAGTTTCGGAGACCAAATTCGACATATCAAAGCATAGCCAATCCATCTTCCTCATTGTTTTCAACATAACATATTGGGAAATATAAAAACTGCCTCACTGTGAACAGGATCGTGGACGTTTCCCATGCAGGGGCGCTGGTTGTCAGCCACCATGGAGATACTGCAAGATTGC
The Fusarium oxysporum f. sp. lycopersici 4287 chromosome 15, whole genome shotgun sequence DNA segment above includes these coding regions:
- a CDS encoding hypothetical protein (At least one base has a quality score < 10), which gives rise to MGEWLPDVTNDLSQSPFVSDRDTRQSNRTNAAASPSAPRPSTRPKASCPLTVRSIETDSSLSSSATFGARVQNLVSQARHTRETPQPTPTGFISSNDRPSPGQAYGVCQSDFSMLPSESEAYRLLDIVSLYIGQSQSHFDVREVCDNIDLYYADPGRQLERSAAWFLRMIIILAIGKLLRGDNADNRANCYPGSNLFEYVHASLPNPSMQHSQGRVAIETLTLLGVYLQAMNRKEEAYIYTSIALRLAVTHGYHRPLETSKVPRWEKAHIGRLWWTIYMQERRLAAATGHPYGIDDDFIMLDYPIDQPGFSSSHAIRTNARIARVTSRVLTDLYSPKRQNQDSFVLDVKEIIKCLHEISREIPENLATIAERPNSRVSVRTNASLQLMLYQATLLTIRPVMLHVAHLILAGESSNLEHLGNSSLAQLCRASAEASRRVVRTILTLRKMNLLTIFGFFDCDALFSAAFVLLLTVVFDSACEEKDKMNPSPGLGEALQILQYLADNHNTNAIERLHEVKNLWHQLSEHLHLKESTTAPSQGPMQSTRGSPLRHGANSNQASISRHNTELPLNLDIIGESVQLGSNNDKPSQLEPHFDNLEGSNRSMDLDVDHGISTFPSEVSQIWMPSATSIGTIPGNDLLLTDIPLDEYHGYFQSLLDNSDWCLTGQDVGDLAEFGRHVENFSKS
- a CDS encoding hypothetical protein (At least one base has a quality score < 10): MLPSESEAYRLLDIVSLYIGQSQSHFDVREVCDNIDLYYADPGRQLERSAAWFLRMIIILAIGKLLRGDNADNRANCYPGSNLFEYVHASLPNPSMQHSQGRVAIETLTLLGVYLQAMNRKEEAYIYTSIALRLAVTHGYHRPLETSKVPRWEKAHIGRLWWTIYMQERRLAAATGHPYGIDDDFIMLDYPIDQPGFSSSHAIRTNARIARVTSRVLTDLYSPKRQNQDSFVLDVKEIIKCLHEISREIPENLATIAERPNSRVSVRTNASLQLMLYQATLLTIRPVMLHVAHLILAGESSNLEHLGNSSLAQLCRASAEASRRVVRTILTLRKMNLLTIFGFFDCDALFSAAFVLLLTVVFDSACEEKDKMNPSPGLGEALQILQYLADNHNTNAIERLHEVKNLWHQLSEHLHLKESTTAPSQGPMQSTRGSPLRHGANSNQASISRHNTELPLNLDIIGESVQLGSNNDKPSQLEPHFDNLEGSNRSMDLDVDHGISTFPSEVSQIWMPSATSIGTIPGNDLLLTDIPLDEYHGYFQSLLDNSDWCLTGQDVGDLAEFGRHVENFSKS